From the Bartonella tribocorum CIP 105476 genome, the window AGTATACCGTAAACGTAATAGAATAAATCATCTTTTGTTATGGTTTCATTAGGATAAGCCGCTTTAAAATGTGCTAATCCTTCATCAGTAATGGCATCACGCTTCTGTAAACCAGCTGTTTTGCTTTCTTCTGTAGAGTTTGTAAATAAATGGGATTGTTTCTCACTTTTTCTTTTTAAAACTGAAGTATCTTCGTAAAAATATCTTGGAAAACATTGACCAGTATGCACTGCATGAAAATTAGGTAAAGCCTTAGTCATTAAAGCAGAAAAAACTGTTTGAGTTCCCGTACCTGTAATTTGTATTACCATATTTTCAACGGCTTGCCCCATCGGAAATATACGCGGCATTTGGTAAACCATATCATTGAAAATGCGATTATAATAGAGCCATTGCTGTATAAAAGGACGATATAAACTTTGCGTAAGATATGCATTTTCAAACTCAAAAAATTTACCTTTTGCCAACTCTTGTTTAATAGAACGGCTCCAACTAATTTTGCTTTCATCTGAATTTACAAAATCATTTACAGCATTAGTACGTATTTTACGGTCAGTGTGTGCATAAGTATTATTAAAACGTTTTACTTCGCTATTATAGAAGGTAATCATATTACTCATGTTCTTCGCTAAAGCTTCACGACTTGAATTGTAAGCCCAAGCGTCACGATTGGTTTTTAGACCACATGAAAACGTTTCAAAGAATTTTTTACCATGACCTTTTTTATTACCCAAAGCTAGAAACGTTTCAAAACTATCATCACGTTGATTTATCCAATCACCATGCTCGTCTGGTGTAATTACTTTCCAACCGTTTTCGCATGTAATACCACCAATGCTCCTAAAGTATTCAAGAGCAGTAAGTTTTTCTTTTATCGTACGATTATTACCAATATCATGATAGTAAATTTTACACTCTCCAGAAACATTGGGATTTTTGATAAACAGTGTTATAGCAATACCCGTCATACTCCCATTGCCAAAAACATTTTCTCCTTCTTCAGCTTTCCCGTTGCTTAACATATTTTTACGAATATCACCCCTCAGATTGAGAACATAAATACTCGTAAATTCTTTGGCTAAAGATTTTCGTAAACCGTCCATTGTTGATTTATCTATATAACCAGAACCAGAAACAAAACCAATTATTCCAGCATCAGCAATACGGTCACTAGCCCAGCGAATGGCACGAATATAACTATCATAAAGTGCTTGTACATTAGTTGCTTTCGATTGAGCTATATAAGTCTCACGAATACGGTTATTTAAAATAGGATAAGGAGTATTCTTTGCATTATCATTTTCATTCTTTTGTCCTACCGAATAAGGAGGATTACCAAAGATAACTTCAATATTTAGATTTTTCTGGAGTTCTAAATATTCACTGTTTTCTTTAAATAATTTTTGCAGAAGGTTCTTCTCTTCAAGCATGCGGAATGTATCTGTCAAACCAATATGCTTGAAAGGGATATATTCTCCTTTCATGATACTATGATAGGTTGCTTCGATATTAATCGCTGCTATGTAATAAGCGAGTAAGACAATCTCATTGGCATGGATATCATGACGGAACTTGTATTCCATATCCTCTGGTTTGATGAGATCTGATTGTAATAGCCTTGTGATAAAGGTCCCCGTTCCAGTAAAAGGGTCAAGAATAGAGACACCACGTGATCCCAAGCTTTTTCCAAATTCATTACGCAACACATCATCAACAGAATGAATGATAAAATCAATAACCTCAACGGGCGTATAAACAATCCCAAGCCTATCCGTGGTTTTCTTAAATGCCTTGGCAAAAAAGCTTTCATAAAGCGTAATAATAAGATTTTGCCTTGCTAAAGGCGAGGTAATCCCAGAAGCACGAAGCCTTACACTGTTATAAAACTCTTGTAATTCCTTAGATTCTTCCTCGATATTGGTTTTATCGAGTTCTGTTAAGATTTTTTCCATAGCTTGCGAAATGGCATTGTTTTGCACAAACTCATTTCCATCAAACAAGGCTTCAAACACGGGACGCGTGACAAGATGTTGCGCTAACATCTCAATCGCTTCCTCTTGTTTGATTTCACTGTTTAAGTTGTTCTTTAATTCCTTATGAAAGGCATCAAAAGCATGAAAGGCTTCACTGTTTTCATCAGCAAGCAAGTTTTGAAGATGATTGATATGGTTTTGAGCAATCTCAGCCACATTGCCCGCCCAATTTTCCCAATAATCCGCAATAGCAAATTTCTTCGCAAGAAGGGTTTTCAAAGCATTGGGAAACTCTTTATAAAAAGGTAATCGTCCTGTTACGCTATGAATAATTTGTGGTTCATGAGCGGCTTTTCCAATCTCAAGACCCATATGTTCTGATTTTTCATGGATATGAAGTTTATCCTCAACCGCGGTCATGCTCTTTAAGGCTCTAATCTCCAAAACATCACTAACGTCTTGCCCTAAAATCATCTGGTTAAGGGTGATTTCAAAATTCTCATCATGAGCAAGCAAAGCATTGATCACTTGCCAGACCACCTTGTATCTTTTGTTGTATCGTAAGGCATGTTCAGCAGAAACCCCAGCAGGGACCCCAACGGGTAAAATGATGTAGCCTCTCTTTTTACCTCGTGCACGCCGCATGATACGCCCCACCGCCTGTATGATATCCACATGACTTTTCCGCGGGTGTAAAAACATAATGGCATCAAGAGCAGGAACATCCACTCCTTCAGACAGACATCTTACATTGGTAAGTACACGGCAGGTATTTTCCCCCGCATCTTCCTTAAGCCAATCAAGGGCTTTATGACGCGTTTTGGCACTTTGGGTTCCATCAATATGATCAAAGGTACAGTGAAGCGGCGGGGTATCTTTATAGACCTTATGAAGATTAAATAATTCTTTCTGTATTTCTTCAGAATTGAAGGTTTTACAAATGCGTTTAGAGGTTTTGATATCTTTACAAAAAGCCAAAGCCCGCCGCATGGGATTGGGGTCATCATTTAAATCAACTTTGAGATCTATTTTAGCAAGGGCTTGATAACAGCCTATGATCTTGGTTTTATCATCAAGGATAAGTTCATAATTCTCATCAGTCATCAGATGTTGAATGGATTCACTCACTTCCTCTTCATTAATCCCCAAAACAATAATCTTATAAGGTGCAAGCAATTCA encodes:
- a CDS encoding DEAD/DEAH box helicase; its protein translation is MLCSHHSDNELVTLRSLLEYYRQQAKSPRELGTMFENLVMVYLSEDPLQKQEYEKVQTYLEWAQEHDEDGTDIGIDLVATIRDEGGYAAIQCKCYDASHIIKKEDIDSFIAASGKKIFTRRILVDSTETDWSDNVELTCEGQEIRPQRINLFDLENSQIDWGAYKEQGQAVLKEKPKKKLLDHQKEALEKVCEGLKEADRGKLIMACGTGKTFTSLKIAEQIAGQGKRVLFLVPSLALISQTIREWTEDTEVPLRSFAVCSDTQVGKRRKNNKNDALEFDSSDLALPATTDAKELASKAGKVSHDLMTVVFSTYHSIQVISDAQKKYDLPEFDLIICDEAHRTTGASLGTEDNESDFIKVHDNSIIQGKKRLYMTATPKIFTDDAKKNADEINAVLASMDDEELYGKELYTYTFSKAVQNELLAPYKIIVLGINEEEVSESIQHLMTDENYELILDDKTKIIGCYQALAKIDLKVDLNDDPNPMRRALAFCKDIKTSKRICKTFNSEEIQKELFNLHKVYKDTPPLHCTFDHIDGTQSAKTRHKALDWLKEDAGENTCRVLTNVRCLSEGVDVPALDAIMFLHPRKSHVDIIQAVGRIMRRARGKKRGYIILPVGVPAGVSAEHALRYNKRYKVVWQVINALLAHDENFEITLNQMILGQDVSDVLEIRALKSMTAVEDKLHIHEKSEHMGLEIGKAAHEPQIIHSVTGRLPFYKEFPNALKTLLAKKFAIADYWENWAGNVAEIAQNHINHLQNLLADENSEAFHAFDAFHKELKNNLNSEIKQEEAIEMLAQHLVTRPVFEALFDGNEFVQNNAISQAMEKILTELDKTNIEEESKELQEFYNSVRLRASGITSPLARQNLIITLYESFFAKAFKKTTDRLGIVYTPVEVIDFIIHSVDDVLRNEFGKSLGSRGVSILDPFTGTGTFITRLLQSDLIKPEDMEYKFRHDIHANEIVLLAYYIAAINIEATYHSIMKGEYIPFKHIGLTDTFRMLEEKNLLQKLFKENSEYLELQKNLNIEVIFGNPPYSVGQKNENDNAKNTPYPILNNRIRETYIAQSKATNVQALYDSYIRAIRWASDRIADAGIIGFVSGSGYIDKSTMDGLRKSLAKEFTSIYVLNLRGDIRKNMLSNGKAEEGENVFGNGSMTGIAITLFIKNPNVSGECKIYYHDIGNNRTIKEKLTALEYFRSIGGITCENGWKVITPDEHGDWINQRDDSFETFLALGNKKGHGKKFFETFSCGLKTNRDAWAYNSSREALAKNMSNMITFYNSEVKRFNNTYAHTDRKIRTNAVNDFVNSDESKISWSRSIKQELAKGKFFEFENAYLTQSLYRPFIQQWLYYNRIFNDMVYQMPRIFPMGQAVENMVIQITGTGTQTVFSALMTKALPNFHAVHTGQCFPRYFYEDTSVLKRKSEKQSHLFTNSTEESKTAGLQKRDAITDEGLAHFKAAYPNETITKDDLFYYVYGILHSEDYRSRYADNLSKELPRIPCVKSADDFWKFVTAGRELGHLHVNYEDVEPYPVTFKKGNPKLTKISNPEKFYYVTEMKFAKIKNSKEKDKSTVFYNSNITITDIPLEAYEYIVNGKPALEWVMGRQCVKTDKKSGIVNDANRYAVETVGNPAYPLELFQRVITVSLETMKIVKNLPKLEIRKTE